One Coccinella septempunctata chromosome 8, icCocSept1.1, whole genome shotgun sequence genomic window carries:
- the LOC123319314 gene encoding uncharacterized protein LOC123319314 isoform X1, with protein MFFIIFHQSDCCIAGVWMYILTQVSGMKPTVFSFIVITSIILVLVLTGIIVNIFASIQTSRIVLIILIFLVLTIGLSSLTAFELYRRRHFQTVEKNGKLATSEQPILSRQPTENGDGTYSSRNTLQV; from the exons ATGttctttatcatttttcatcaaaGTGATTGTTGCATTGCTGGAGTCTGGATGTATATATTAACTCAAGTTTCTG gcatGAAGCCAACTGTCTTCTCATTCATCGTTATAACATCTATAATTTTGGTGCTAGTATTAACAGGAATAATTGTTAATATATTTGCTTCGATTCAAACATCTAGAATAGTATTGATCATCCTAATTTTCCTGGTTTTGACCATCGGCCTGAGCAGTTTGACAGCTTTCGAGCTCTACCGTAGGAGACATTTCCAAACGGTTGAAAAGAATGGTAAACTGGCCACTTCCGAACAGCCCATCCTATCGAGACAACCGACCGAAAACGGAGATGGTACTTACAGCAGTCGAAACACTCTTCAAGTGTAA
- the LOC123319314 gene encoding uncharacterized protein LOC123319314 isoform X2 yields MVSEMKVYAGMKPTVFSFIVITSIILVLVLTGIIVNIFASIQTSRIVLIILIFLVLTIGLSSLTAFELYRRRHFQTVEKNGKLATSEQPILSRQPTENGDGTYSSRNTLQV; encoded by the coding sequence gcatGAAGCCAACTGTCTTCTCATTCATCGTTATAACATCTATAATTTTGGTGCTAGTATTAACAGGAATAATTGTTAATATATTTGCTTCGATTCAAACATCTAGAATAGTATTGATCATCCTAATTTTCCTGGTTTTGACCATCGGCCTGAGCAGTTTGACAGCTTTCGAGCTCTACCGTAGGAGACATTTCCAAACGGTTGAAAAGAATGGTAAACTGGCCACTTCCGAACAGCCCATCCTATCGAGACAACCGACCGAAAACGGAGATGGTACTTACAGCAGTCGAAACACTCTTCAAGTGTAA